Proteins encoded within one genomic window of Cucumis sativus cultivar 9930 chromosome 3, Cucumber_9930_V3, whole genome shotgun sequence:
- the LOC101221570 gene encoding kinetochore protein NDC80 homolog isoform X2, translating into MRYLMDDSEASPIRDQEFMERLKKTRDDSRESLKELEEEVKVLEAKVEALRSDPSQREVLEKQQSLLEEDVKKFHTMIAGYSEKMQEMKKLLEEKEKELDVKMEERNKICEENEELKKRVESQLFNPRDVERMRRELQAVERDIGDAEVSRNSWEEKSWDLDATLGNKFKELEAIAMECNQAMRRLKLDSCHQYVLNAKGSTPADVMGIDYKTTLKPALDSFAEDIRRSSMMKLEELISLRQQSSENTAKIESKRDHIASLQSHVNEHETQLISLKDEMRDYILRCSTESKKMVEDVQQEAHNLDLVEGEAEESLKNAKLAHQEAIKQGEEEIHMCARELLSCLDSVSQYKAVVSCKISDMESCLSKAAAGISEAFKNSMPAE; encoded by the exons ATGCGATATTTGATGGATGATTCTGAAGCGAGTCCAATCAGAG ATCAGGAGTTTATGGAGAGGTTGAAGAAAACGAGGGATGATTCACGTGAAAGCTTGAAGGAACTGGAGGAGGAAGTTAAGGTGCTCGAAGCCAAGGTCGAGGCCTTGCGGTCAGATCCCTCGCAGAGGGAGGTTCTTGAGAAGCAGCAGAGTTTGCTTGAAGAGGATGTGAAGAAGTTCCATACCATGATCGCGGGCTACAGTGAGAAGATGCaggaaatgaagaaacttttggaggaaaaggaaaaggagtTGGACGTTAAAATGGAGGAGAGAAATAAGATTTGTGAAGAGAATGAAGAACTGAAGAAGAGGGTGGAGTCTCAATTGTTTAATCCTAGAGATGTGGAAAGGATGAGAAGAGAATTGCAGGCTGTGGAGAGGGACATTGGTGATGCCGAAGTCTCGAGGAACTCGTGGGAGGAGAAGTCATGGGATCTTGATGCAACTCtaggaaataaatttaaggaGCTTGAGGCCATTGCAATGGAATGTAACCAGGCGATGAGAAG ATTAAAGCTCGATAGTTGTCATCAGTATGTCCTGAATGCAAAGGGGTCGACACCAGCTGATGTGATGGGGATTGACTATAAGACAACGCTTAAGCCTGCACTTGATTCCTTTGCAGAGGACATAAGGAGAAGTTCTATGATGAAGTTGGAAGAGTTGATTTCTCTTAGGCAGCAATCAAGTGAAAATACTGCTAAAATTGAGTCTAAACGCGACCACATAGCTTCCCTTCAATCCCATGTTAATGAA CATGAAACACAACTAATCTCCTTAAAAGATGAAATGAGAGATTATATTTTAAGATGCTCCACGGAATCTAAGAAGATGGTGGAGGATGTTCAACAAGAAGCTCATAACTTAGATCTCGTGGAAGGAGAAGCAGAGGAGAGTTTGAAG AATGCCAAATTGGCGCATCAGGAAGCAATAAAgcaaggagaagaagaaattcatATGTGTGCTCGTGAACTACTTTCATGTCTTGACTCTGTCTCACAATATAAAGCAGTTGTTAGCTGCAAAATTTCAGATATGGAAAGCTGCCTCTCGAAGGCTGCTGCCGGTATCTCTGAGGCTTTCAAGAATTCTATGCCTGCAGAATAA
- the LOC101221570 gene encoding kinetochore protein NDC80 homolog isoform X1, producing MKGTARRRPKASFNPPPPPTPQFRRDSDVSFASSRPSSIGMSRPSSASIDMYKERAVQISTVNTINSSLKELFSHSFNVTFKPFSPPSLKDLTETINLLLQCLDYPPTKLEDDLPILLKSLGYPFKINKNILKNPPAPHQWYQILALLHWLVQVALYNYNLANDSNPIFTGHDVNIYVLNSYLHYMRGDDDSVEALDQEFMERLKKTRDDSRESLKELEEEVKVLEAKVEALRSDPSQREVLEKQQSLLEEDVKKFHTMIAGYSEKMQEMKKLLEEKEKELDVKMEERNKICEENEELKKRVESQLFNPRDVERMRRELQAVERDIGDAEVSRNSWEEKSWDLDATLGNKFKELEAIAMECNQAMRRLKLDSCHQYVLNAKGSTPADVMGIDYKTTLKPALDSFAEDIRRSSMMKLEELISLRQQSSENTAKIESKRDHIASLQSHVNEHETQLISLKDEMRDYILRCSTESKKMVEDVQQEAHNLDLVEGEAEESLKNAKLAHQEAIKQGEEEIHMCARELLSCLDSVSQYKAVVSCKISDMESCLSKAAAGISEAFKNSMPAE from the exons ATGAAGGGTACAGCCCGCCGCCGTCCAAAGGCGTCTTTCAATCCTCCGCCACCCCCTACTCCCCAATTCCGCCGCGATTCCGATGTCAGCTTTGCCAGTAGCCGCCCTTCTTCCATCGGAATGTCTCGTCCCTCCTCCGCTTCCATCGACATGTACAAAGAACGAGCCGTTCAAATTTCCACTGTCAACACCATCAACTCCTCTCTCAAGGAGCTCTTTTCTCACTCCTTTAACGTAACATTCAAACCCTTCTCTCCCCCTTCCCTCAAAGATCTTACTGAAACGATTAATTTGCTTCTTCAATGTCTCGATTATCCTCCCACTAAGCTTGAGGATGATCTCCCCATCCTTCTCAAATCCCTTGGGTATCCCTTCAAAATTAACAAGAACATCCTCAAGAATCCCCCTGCTCCTCATCAGTGGTACCAAATTCTTGCCCTACTTCACTGGCTTGTTCAGGTTGCTCTTTATAACTATAACCTAGCAAATGATTCCAATCCCATTTTTACGGGTCACGAtgtgaatatatatgtgttgAATAGCTATTTGCATTATATGCGTGGGGATGATGATTCGGTTGAGGCTTTAGATCAGGAGTTTATGGAGAGGTTGAAGAAAACGAGGGATGATTCACGTGAAAGCTTGAAGGAACTGGAGGAGGAAGTTAAGGTGCTCGAAGCCAAGGTCGAGGCCTTGCGGTCAGATCCCTCGCAGAGGGAGGTTCTTGAGAAGCAGCAGAGTTTGCTTGAAGAGGATGTGAAGAAGTTCCATACCATGATCGCGGGCTACAGTGAGAAGATGCaggaaatgaagaaacttttggaggaaaaggaaaaggagtTGGACGTTAAAATGGAGGAGAGAAATAAGATTTGTGAAGAGAATGAAGAACTGAAGAAGAGGGTGGAGTCTCAATTGTTTAATCCTAGAGATGTGGAAAGGATGAGAAGAGAATTGCAGGCTGTGGAGAGGGACATTGGTGATGCCGAAGTCTCGAGGAACTCGTGGGAGGAGAAGTCATGGGATCTTGATGCAACTCtaggaaataaatttaaggaGCTTGAGGCCATTGCAATGGAATGTAACCAGGCGATGAGAAG ATTAAAGCTCGATAGTTGTCATCAGTATGTCCTGAATGCAAAGGGGTCGACACCAGCTGATGTGATGGGGATTGACTATAAGACAACGCTTAAGCCTGCACTTGATTCCTTTGCAGAGGACATAAGGAGAAGTTCTATGATGAAGTTGGAAGAGTTGATTTCTCTTAGGCAGCAATCAAGTGAAAATACTGCTAAAATTGAGTCTAAACGCGACCACATAGCTTCCCTTCAATCCCATGTTAATGAA CATGAAACACAACTAATCTCCTTAAAAGATGAAATGAGAGATTATATTTTAAGATGCTCCACGGAATCTAAGAAGATGGTGGAGGATGTTCAACAAGAAGCTCATAACTTAGATCTCGTGGAAGGAGAAGCAGAGGAGAGTTTGAAG AATGCCAAATTGGCGCATCAGGAAGCAATAAAgcaaggagaagaagaaattcatATGTGTGCTCGTGAACTACTTTCATGTCTTGACTCTGTCTCACAATATAAAGCAGTTGTTAGCTGCAAAATTTCAGATATGGAAAGCTGCCTCTCGAAGGCTGCTGCCGGTATCTCTGAGGCTTTCAAGAATTCTATGCCTGCAGAATAA